In Anaerolineales bacterium, the following proteins share a genomic window:
- a CDS encoding sensor histidine kinase — MRTEHSIFRANRVFLFLSLFRWASLLPALFSITATDGILPPVSVLLLALAANIVISVSDLQFDKLVIRHRLALGADLLFSALILYVSGGLHSPYYLYALSPLMAGAFFYQTRGALTASLLFTPLFIFIASPFNDLRAFVTQLAGIWLLPLLFAYPAALLHSLRQTNQELAGAHRQLEIIHELTVLLQAAPDLISVQERVLGALTTDLGFAKAVVATVDPAREEIGGWMVYPPDESFPATNPLPLKSENGEVIRALLNRTSEVSRERQFINASQLNQWLSLHQWLIIPLYLREHPVGVLLVDETGSTPERESTLLTVANQAALALGTTILCIDRARRLAVETERNRIARDIHDTVAQSLFGIVYSLDACVNMLPAKADEVKNELIELRALANNAHDEVRRSIFDLWPSALTMELFMADLSNYVSSCCRPRPFSVIFNHNGDFNSLSSGMKRTVYRMAQEALANSARHSGAQVARLCLSITENEVYLVVTDEGKGFDPTLALSRSQSREHFGLHGMQERVHAMGGEFEIVSQPEMGARVMIQLPILNGHRHA, encoded by the coding sequence ATGAGAACAGAGCATTCCATTTTTCGCGCAAACCGCGTATTCCTTTTCCTGTCTCTCTTCCGCTGGGCGTCGCTTCTCCCGGCGCTCTTCTCCATCACAGCCACAGACGGGATCTTGCCTCCAGTGTCGGTGTTGCTCCTCGCGCTCGCGGCAAATATCGTTATTTCCGTTAGTGATCTTCAATTCGACAAACTTGTCATCCGGCATCGTCTCGCCCTCGGAGCGGACCTGCTTTTCTCTGCGCTGATTCTTTATGTCAGCGGCGGGTTGCACAGCCCATATTACCTCTACGCGCTAAGTCCGCTCATGGCTGGCGCGTTCTTTTATCAAACGCGCGGGGCGCTCACAGCCTCGTTGTTGTTTACGCCGTTATTCATTTTTATCGCCAGCCCTTTCAACGATCTGAGAGCCTTTGTCACACAACTCGCGGGCATCTGGTTGTTGCCGCTTTTATTTGCCTATCCAGCCGCGTTGCTCCATTCCCTCCGCCAGACGAATCAGGAACTTGCCGGAGCGCATCGGCAATTGGAGATCATCCATGAATTGACCGTCCTGCTTCAAGCCGCGCCCGATCTGATCTCGGTGCAGGAACGCGTGCTAGGCGCGCTGACCACCGACTTGGGCTTCGCGAAAGCCGTGGTCGCCACCGTGGACCCGGCACGCGAAGAGATTGGCGGCTGGATGGTCTATCCGCCGGATGAATCGTTTCCCGCAACGAATCCGCTTCCGCTTAAATCTGAGAACGGCGAGGTGATCCGCGCCTTGCTCAACCGTACCAGCGAGGTTTCACGCGAGCGCCAGTTCATTAATGCCTCCCAACTCAACCAGTGGTTATCACTGCACCAATGGCTCATCATTCCGCTGTATTTGAGGGAACACCCGGTCGGCGTTTTACTGGTAGATGAAACGGGATCAACTCCCGAACGCGAATCCACCTTGCTGACGGTGGCGAATCAAGCCGCCCTTGCGCTTGGTACGACCATCCTATGCATTGACCGCGCCCGCCGCCTCGCCGTCGAGACCGAGCGTAACCGCATCGCACGCGACATCCATGACACGGTGGCTCAATCGCTCTTCGGCATCGTCTACAGTCTCGACGCGTGCGTCAACATGCTCCCTGCAAAGGCAGACGAAGTGAAGAACGAATTGATCGAACTGCGCGCGCTCGCCAACAACGCCCACGACGAAGTGCGCCGTTCCATTTTCGATCTGTGGCCCTCCGCGCTGACAATGGAACTCTTCATGGCTGACTTGTCGAATTACGTCAGCAGTTGCTGCCGTCCGCGTCCGTTCAGCGTCATCTTCAACCATAACGGCGATTTCAATTCCCTATCCTCAGGCATGAAGAGAACCGTGTATCGCATGGCGCAGGAGGCATTAGCCAATTCGGCGCGGCATTCGGGCGCGCAGGTGGCGCGCCTTTGTTTGAGCATCACTGAAAATGAAGTCTATCTCGTTGTCACCGATGAAGGGAAAGGGTTCGATCCCACTCTGGCGTTGTCGCGCAGTCAGAGCCGCGAACACTTCGGCTTGCATGGGATGCAGGAAAGAGTACACGCCATGGGCGGTGAGTTCGAGATCGTCAGCCAGCCTGAGATGGGCGCACGCGTGATGATTCAACTCCCTATTCTTAATGGACACCGCCATGCGTAA
- a CDS encoding thioredoxin family protein — translation MIEIRVFTHPTCVTCPNAIQMVQRLTEQDPQTQMRLISLATVNGREIAKSLSVLSVPTIFVNETRFVGVPKWDDLLEAVEREKHNMPA, via the coding sequence ATGATTGAGATCCGTGTGTTCACCCATCCCACTTGTGTGACCTGCCCGAACGCGATCCAAATGGTTCAGCGATTGACCGAACAGGATCCGCAGACGCAGATGAGGCTGATCAGCCTGGCGACGGTGAACGGACGCGAGATCGCGAAGTCGCTGAGTGTGCTGTCTGTGCCGACGATCTTCGTCAATGAAACACGCTTTGTCGGAGTCCCGAAATGGGACGATCTACTCGAAGCGGTGGAGCGGGAAAAACATAACATGCCCGCGTAG
- a CDS encoding heterodisulfide reductase-related iron-sulfur binding cluster produces MTELTTVEQILERKSHPVIRDASVAPTDDMHDRLLELEAKGEIVLQRMKGEYVEFPTKYGRIKKIPIQHTWHHKSCGHCGHIPGYASSILWLHRQFNLDYHDPTDQTSCTGWNYYASSASNAVGQAAVMSRNFAAAYETGYFPLIHCGTSFGHYKEIREQLVHHKELRDEVRRILDKMGKPLVIPEEIVHYSEWVYAMRDKFKERQLVDMSQITATVHPACHYYKIVAEDAIFDPEIYGGQRTAVVTALLESLGINVADYSTWFDCCGFGFRHVLVQRDFTRSFAVLRKIETMINEVNPDLTVTHDTGCVTTLDKSQFAAKAHDRKVGIPVLSDAQVAALAMGAHPFRVVQFHWHSTDWRPFLEKLGINWQKYWDEFQNDLDQIKAGTKSGITWEDADKPIHLTA; encoded by the coding sequence ATGACCGAACTAACCACCGTTGAGCAAATCCTCGAACGAAAATCGCATCCCGTCATCCGTGACGCGTCCGTTGCGCCGACTGACGACATGCACGACCGTTTGTTGGAACTGGAAGCCAAAGGCGAGATCGTTTTGCAGCGCATGAAGGGCGAGTATGTCGAATTCCCGACCAAATACGGGCGTATCAAGAAGATACCCATTCAACATACCTGGCATCACAAATCCTGCGGTCATTGCGGACATATCCCTGGCTACGCCTCCTCCATTCTCTGGCTGCATCGCCAATTCAATTTGGATTATCACGATCCCACCGACCAGACCTCCTGCACAGGCTGGAATTACTACGCGTCCTCCGCCTCCAACGCGGTGGGACAAGCCGCCGTGATGAGCCGCAACTTCGCCGCCGCGTACGAGACGGGCTACTTCCCGTTGATCCATTGCGGCACGTCATTTGGACATTACAAAGAAATCCGCGAACAACTTGTGCATCACAAGGAACTGCGGGATGAAGTGCGCCGCATCCTCGACAAGATGGGCAAGCCGCTCGTCATCCCCGAAGAGATCGTCCATTACAGCGAATGGGTCTACGCCATGCGCGATAAATTCAAAGAACGCCAACTCGTGGACATGAGCCAGATCACCGCCACAGTGCACCCCGCCTGCCATTACTACAAGATCGTCGCCGAAGACGCCATCTTCGATCCCGAAATCTACGGCGGACAGCGCACGGCGGTTGTCACGGCGCTGCTTGAATCGCTGGGCATCAACGTGGCGGACTATTCCACGTGGTTTGATTGCTGTGGATTTGGCTTCCGCCATGTGCTGGTTCAGCGCGACTTTACGCGATCGTTCGCCGTCCTGCGCAAGATCGAAACGATGATCAACGAAGTCAATCCCGACCTGACCGTGACTCATGATACAGGCTGCGTGACCACGCTCGACAAGAGTCAATTCGCGGCGAAGGCGCACGACCGCAAAGTGGGCATCCCCGTCTTGTCCGACGCGCAGGTTGCCGCGCTGGCGATGGGCGCGCATCCGTTCCGCGTGGTGCAGTTCCACTGGCACTCCACGGACTGGCGTCCGTTTTTGGAGAAACTCGGAATCAACTGGCAGAAGTATTGGGATGAATTCCAGAACGACCTTGACCAGATCAAGGCGGGGACGAAGTCTGGAATCACCTGGGAAGACGCGGATAAGCCGATTCATTTAACGGCATAA
- a CDS encoding DsrE/DsrF/DrsH-like family protein, giving the protein MSKSDPNAPKRLALIASKGTLDWAYPPFILGSAAAAMGWEVGVFFTFYGLTLLKPQLTAAVSPLGNPAMPMKMPFGPEGFQNINWPMPNLLMANAPGFEALATTLMKQTFHNKGVATIEELRESCIEMDVRLIGCQMTMDVFGFKREDFIKEAEIGGAATFLEYAADAEVQLFV; this is encoded by the coding sequence ATGTCGAAATCCGATCCGAATGCCCCGAAGCGACTTGCCCTGATCGCCTCCAAAGGGACGTTAGATTGGGCATACCCACCGTTCATCCTCGGCAGCGCGGCTGCTGCAATGGGATGGGAAGTGGGCGTCTTCTTCACCTTTTACGGACTCACGCTTCTTAAACCCCAATTGACGGCGGCTGTCTCGCCTTTGGGCAACCCCGCCATGCCGATGAAAATGCCGTTCGGTCCCGAAGGATTCCAGAACATCAACTGGCCCATGCCGAACCTGTTGATGGCGAACGCGCCGGGCTTCGAAGCGTTGGCAACCACCCTGATGAAGCAGACCTTTCACAACAAGGGCGTCGCGACCATCGAGGAACTGCGCGAGTCGTGCATTGAGATGGATGTGCGCCTCATCGGCTGTCAGATGACGATGGATGTCTTCGGCTTCAAGCGCGAGGATTTCATCAAAGAAGCAGAGATTGGCGGCGCGGCGACCTTCCTTGAATACGCCGCAGACGCGGAAGTGCAGTTGTTTGTGTAG
- a CDS encoding branched-chain amino acid transaminase, with protein MESKFIWADGELVEYEKATVHMLTPVMHYGAAVFEGIRAYQTPKGPAVFRLREHAERLLDSAEIFGFRNLPYTVEQVSTAIKDTVRANGFGECYIRPLLYLTGGGWNLNIDAGKPALMIAVWQWSNYLGEEALAKGIRANISSFTRHHANVSMTKAKIAGNYVNSILAKTESVRLGFEEAIMLDPQGYIAECTGENLFIVRKGKILTPSTAPVLEGITRDSVAVIAADLGYSVNEVPISRDQLYNADEVFVCGTAAEVIGLCEIDFRTIGDGKSGKVTREIQNVYHDAIRGKVAKYEGWCDYVG; from the coding sequence ATGGAATCGAAATTTATCTGGGCGGATGGGGAATTGGTGGAGTATGAAAAAGCCACCGTGCATATGCTGACGCCGGTGATGCACTACGGCGCGGCAGTGTTCGAGGGCATCCGCGCATATCAAACGCCGAAGGGTCCCGCCGTTTTCCGCTTGCGGGAACACGCGGAACGCTTGCTTGATTCGGCGGAAATCTTTGGCTTTCGGAATTTGCCGTATACGGTGGAGCAGGTTTCCACAGCCATCAAAGACACGGTGCGCGCCAACGGTTTCGGCGAATGTTATATCCGTCCGCTGTTGTATCTAACCGGCGGCGGATGGAATTTGAACATTGATGCGGGCAAGCCGGCGTTGATGATCGCCGTCTGGCAGTGGAGCAATTATCTCGGCGAAGAAGCGCTGGCGAAAGGAATCCGCGCGAACATTTCGTCGTTCACGCGGCATCACGCCAACGTGAGCATGACCAAGGCAAAGATCGCGGGCAATTATGTGAATAGCATTTTGGCGAAGACCGAATCGGTGCGGCTGGGTTTTGAGGAAGCGATCATGCTCGATCCGCAGGGATATATCGCCGAATGCACTGGCGAGAATCTGTTCATAGTCCGCAAGGGGAAAATTTTGACGCCCTCTACCGCGCCCGTGTTGGAGGGCATCACCCGCGATTCGGTTGCGGTGATCGCGGCTGATCTCGGTTATTCGGTGAATGAAGTTCCCATTTCGCGCGATCAGTTGTACAACGCCGATGAGGTGTTCGTGTGCGGCACCGCCGCCGAGGTGATCGGATTGTGCGAAATTGATTTCCGCACGATCGGCGACGGCAAGTCGGGCAAAGTGACGCGCGAGATCCAAAACGTCTATCACGATGCGATCCGCGGCAAGGTCGCGAAGTATGAAGGCTGGTGCGATTACGTGGGGTGA
- a CDS encoding 4Fe-4S dicluster domain-containing protein, translated as MPTTFENWNPGKAENRHPEATYEEKERLFLEVKNDVRYEDFLYGCYECGICVSTCPSARFYDFSPRVIAQAMAREDVERIYDIITEDIWNCAQCFSCVRCPRQNNPGGLVTILREVSLKNGLQESKDALQGYSRVIYKVMLKGNQVSPDMLQPDFFPDWGPWVQNFSQNMHVWRKAIPMDSIRGLTDVAWRTDRKTLLELYTIWFESGNMDIIKELDESLYDLLTDVMNEELEEG; from the coding sequence ATGCCGACTACTTTCGAAAATTGGAATCCAGGGAAAGCGGAAAACCGTCACCCCGAAGCGACTTACGAGGAAAAGGAACGTCTCTTTCTCGAAGTCAAAAACGATGTGCGTTATGAAGACTTCCTCTACGGATGCTACGAGTGCGGCATCTGCGTTTCGACCTGTCCCTCGGCGCGATTCTATGATTTCAGTCCGCGTGTGATCGCGCAGGCGATGGCGCGTGAAGATGTCGAACGCATCTATGACATCATCACCGAAGACATTTGGAACTGCGCGCAATGCTTTTCGTGCGTGCGTTGTCCGCGCCAGAATAACCCTGGGGGATTGGTCACCATTTTGCGCGAAGTTTCCTTGAAGAATGGATTACAAGAATCAAAAGACGCCCTGCAAGGCTACAGCCGCGTGATCTATAAAGTCATGCTCAAAGGCAACCAGGTCTCGCCCGACATGCTCCAGCCCGATTTCTTCCCCGATTGGGGTCCGTGGGTGCAGAACTTTTCGCAGAACATGCACGTCTGGCGCAAAGCCATTCCCATGGACTCGATTCGCGGACTGACCGATGTCGCCTGGCGCACCGACCGCAAGACCTTGTTGGAGCTCTACACCATCTGGTTTGAATCGGGCAATATGGACATCATCAAAGAGTTGGATGAAAGTTTATACGACCTTTTGACCGACGTGATGAACGAGGAATTGGAAGAAGGATAG
- a CDS encoding (Fe-S)-binding protein has translation MAGPIKAKYVEKENVIVDGVDVSGHWNRMFEQRVITEYTPELIEKIASIPNAESFAYCYQCAKCVAVCPVDVVGNYGPRKLYRYAQTGMDLTEAPELWLCTTCANCLRVCPKEVNMVKIMPAAREQAILDGKFVPPELQQAFENTAKSGNPLGQPQRKRDAWIQNAGVPVPIVKDLGRKVNMLWYVGSYPSYHPRGIDAASAAARIFHALGIDFAILGKEEKDDADSQRLAGEKGLFEMMTEYNIETFNKYEWDELVVTGPHELNAFKNVYPKYGFNRPVVHYSTFLARYLDQLKPMLKHPVNKKITYHDPCYLGRHNGEYEAPRQLLQAIPGVELVEMGRNRENGYCCGGGGGGMWMDSFTAKHTTMRLSEKRAMEAASTGADVLAVACPFEVSRFADAVKSTGNEHVDVLDILELLDRSMRGEQ, from the coding sequence ATGGCTGGTCCAATCAAAGCGAAGTATGTGGAAAAAGAAAACGTCATCGTGGACGGCGTGGATGTGTCGGGTCACTGGAACCGCATGTTCGAACAGCGGGTCATCACCGAATACACGCCCGAATTGATCGAGAAGATCGCGTCCATCCCGAATGCGGAATCGTTTGCGTATTGTTATCAGTGCGCCAAGTGCGTCGCCGTCTGCCCTGTGGATGTGGTCGGGAATTACGGTCCGCGCAAGTTGTATCGCTACGCCCAAACAGGCATGGACTTGACCGAAGCGCCCGAACTGTGGCTCTGCACCACCTGCGCCAACTGTCTGCGGGTTTGTCCCAAAGAAGTGAACATGGTCAAGATCATGCCCGCCGCGCGCGAGCAGGCGATTTTGGACGGCAAGTTTGTCCCGCCCGAATTACAGCAGGCGTTTGAAAATACCGCCAAGAGCGGCAATCCGCTGGGACAGCCTCAGCGCAAACGCGACGCGTGGATTCAAAACGCTGGGGTTCCAGTCCCGATCGTCAAGGATTTGGGACGCAAAGTCAACATGCTTTGGTATGTCGGCTCGTATCCGTCGTACCATCCGCGCGGCATCGACGCGGCGTCGGCGGCGGCGCGCATCTTCCACGCGCTCGGCATTGACTTTGCGATTCTCGGCAAGGAAGAGAAGGACGACGCCGACTCCCAGCGGCTGGCTGGCGAGAAAGGTCTGTTCGAAATGATGACCGAGTACAACATCGAGACCTTCAATAAATATGAATGGGACGAACTGGTCGTGACGGGTCCGCATGAGTTGAACGCCTTCAAAAATGTGTATCCCAAATATGGATTCAATCGCCCCGTCGTTCACTATTCCACTTTTCTGGCGCGTTATCTCGACCAACTCAAGCCGATGCTGAAACACCCCGTCAACAAGAAGATCACCTATCACGATCCGTGCTATCTCGGACGGCACAACGGCGAATACGAAGCCCCGCGTCAACTTCTGCAAGCCATCCCTGGCGTGGAACTGGTGGAGATGGGACGCAACCGCGAGAACGGTTATTGCTGCGGCGGTGGCGGCGGCGGCATGTGGATGGACTCGTTTACCGCCAAACACACCACCATGCGTCTCTCCGAAAAACGCGCGATGGAAGCCGCGTCCACGGGCGCGGACGTGCTGGCAGTGGCTTGTCCCTTCGAAGTCTCGCGCTTCGCCGACGCGGTCAAGTCCACGGGCAATGAGCATGTGGATGTGTTGGATATTTTGGAGTTGTTGGATAGGTCAATGAGAGGCGAGCAGTAA
- a CDS encoding FAD-dependent oxidoreductase encodes MSSNKVLVIGGGPAGLEAARCVADLGGEAILIEKRERLGGTPDRESYAKLTHHWRDASEAMAELAASVTSHSNVQVKYQAEVKGMSGSAGSFNVEIEAGGVAESLHVGSVIIATGFQHFDPGRATQYYNYYSFPDVVTLTDLEKMLKEHNVVRPSNGEAPKKIAFIQCVGSRDRQIGNEYCSKVCCGIASKQAIELREQLPDSKVMIFYIDMRMYGYWENEIYWPAQEKYKVNYVKGVISEVLKKGDQLLIRGEDTTMSRPMEVTMDMVVLSIGMEPSAGTRAIAQLLGVQQNKYGFIEAGGAGGLDVVATSKEGVFVAGAAAGPADLNDSISSAGLAAARAMATVQKVMA; translated from the coding sequence ATGTCATCCAACAAAGTATTAGTCATCGGCGGGGGACCTGCGGGATTGGAAGCCGCGCGGTGTGTCGCTGATCTCGGCGGGGAAGCGATTCTCATCGAAAAGCGCGAACGGCTCGGCGGGACGCCCGACCGCGAGAGTTACGCCAAGTTGACTCATCACTGGCGCGACGCGTCGGAGGCGATGGCGGAACTCGCCGCGTCGGTCACGAGTCACTCCAACGTGCAAGTGAAGTATCAAGCCGAAGTGAAGGGAATGTCTGGGAGCGCTGGCAGTTTCAACGTCGAGATCGAAGCGGGCGGCGTCGCCGAATCCCTCCACGTGGGATCGGTCATTATCGCCACGGGCTTCCAGCATTTCGATCCAGGTCGCGCCACGCAATATTACAACTACTATTCTTTTCCCGATGTCGTCACGCTGACCGATCTGGAAAAAATGTTGAAGGAACACAACGTGGTGCGCCCGTCGAACGGCGAAGCGCCGAAGAAGATCGCGTTCATTCAATGCGTCGGTTCGCGCGACAGGCAGATCGGCAACGAATATTGCTCGAAAGTTTGTTGCGGCATCGCCAGCAAGCAGGCGATCGAGTTGCGCGAGCAACTGCCCGACAGCAAGGTGATGATCTTTTATATTGACATGCGCATGTACGGTTATTGGGAAAATGAAATCTATTGGCCCGCGCAGGAAAAATACAAGGTCAATTATGTGAAAGGCGTGATCAGCGAAGTGTTGAAGAAGGGCGATCAACTTTTGATTCGCGGCGAAGATACGACGATGAGCCGCCCGATGGAAGTGACGATGGATATGGTCGTGCTTTCGATCGGCATGGAGCCGAGCGCTGGCACGCGCGCCATCGCGCAACTGCTCGGCGTGCAACAAAACAAATATGGCTTCATCGAAGCGGGCGGCGCAGGCGGACTTGACGTGGTCGCGACGTCGAAGGAAGGCGTGTTCGTCGCGGGCGCGGCGGCAGGTCCTGCAGATTTGAACGATTCGATTTCGTCGGCAGGATTGGCGGCGGCGCGCGCGATGGCAACGGTTCAAAAAGTGATGGCATGA
- a CDS encoding sulfurtransferase TusA family protein, which produces MMMDVIKEDKVLDCSGMLCPMPVVKTSKAMKEMQSGQILKMIATDPGAPPDMEAWSRQTGNELLSSMTEGDKFVFYLKKK; this is translated from the coding sequence ATGATGATGGATGTGATCAAGGAAGATAAAGTATTGGATTGTTCCGGGATGCTTTGCCCTATGCCGGTGGTCAAGACCTCGAAGGCGATGAAGGAAATGCAATCGGGACAGATCTTGAAGATGATCGCCACCGACCCCGGAGCGCCACCGGATATGGAAGCGTGGAGTCGCCAGACCGGTAATGAACTGCTCTCTTCCATGACCGAAGGCGACAAATTCGTTTTCTATCTGAAAAAGAAATAG
- the leuB gene encoding 3-isopropylmalate dehydrogenase encodes MNFKIALLRGDGVGPEVVGEAVRVLEAIAGKYDHEFNFLERLMGGCSIDKYGSSLTDETLADCQASDAVLLGAVGGPKWDDPAAKDRPERGLLALRKGLGVFANLRPVKVHPALVDASPLKPEKLRGVDILVIRELTGGLYFGQPKMREMKDGNEHAVDTLEYYDYEVKRVVELAFTLARGRRKKVTSVDKANVLESSRMWRQITTQIGKANPDVELEHMLVDTASMKLITSPASMDVVVTENMFGDILTDEASALAGSMGMLPSASLGESTVPESEASVMGLYEPIHGSAPDIAGKGIANPIGTILSSAMMLRRSFNLEAEAESIERAVYRTIADGARTADLGGMLTTCQMTDEIIKRIGD; translated from the coding sequence ATGAATTTCAAAATTGCTCTCTTACGCGGCGACGGTGTCGGACCCGAAGTGGTCGGCGAAGCCGTGCGTGTGTTGGAAGCGATCGCCGGTAAATACGATCATGAGTTCAACTTTCTAGAACGCCTGATGGGCGGATGCTCGATTGACAAGTACGGCTCATCGCTGACCGATGAAACGCTCGCCGATTGCCAAGCTTCGGACGCGGTTCTGCTCGGCGCGGTCGGCGGACCAAAGTGGGACGACCCCGCCGCGAAAGACCGCCCCGAACGCGGATTGCTCGCGTTGCGAAAAGGACTCGGCGTGTTTGCGAATCTCCGCCCGGTCAAGGTGCATCCCGCGCTGGTCGACGCGTCGCCGCTCAAGCCCGAGAAATTGCGCGGCGTAGATATTCTGGTGATCCGTGAACTCACGGGCGGCTTGTATTTCGGTCAACCCAAAATGCGGGAAATGAAAGATGGCAACGAACACGCGGTGGATACGCTCGAATACTACGATTACGAAGTGAAGCGCGTTGTCGAGTTGGCGTTCACCCTCGCGCGCGGTCGAAGGAAAAAAGTCACATCGGTGGATAAAGCCAACGTGTTGGAATCGTCGCGGATGTGGAGGCAGATAACCACGCAGATCGGAAAAGCGAATCCGGATGTTGAACTCGAACACATGCTTGTGGACACTGCCTCGATGAAACTGATTACTTCCCCGGCTTCGATGGATGTGGTCGTTACTGAGAACATGTTCGGCGATATTCTCACGGATGAGGCGTCGGCGCTGGCGGGTTCGATGGGGATGTTGCCGTCGGCTAGTTTGGGCGAATCAACCGTCCCTGAGTCTGAAGCGAGCGTCATGGGTTTGTACGAACCAATTCACGGGTCTGCGCCGGATATCGCGGGAAAGGGAATCGCAAATCCGATCGGTACGATTCTTTCGTCTGCGATGATGTTGCGGCGCTCGTTCAATTTGGAAGCGGAAGCGGAGTCCATTGAAAGGGCGGTGTATCGAACGATCGCAGACGGCGCGCGGACGGCGGACCTTGGCGGTATGTTGACGACCTGTCAGATGACAGATGAAATTATCAAAAGAATAGGAGATTGA
- a CDS encoding DsrE family protein yields MSVWKTNDPDVKKILYVQTHGEADPERTATPFFLATAGAAMDNEVCIYFTMNGPQCVAKGNGDSIVIPRKGGGGKELKFFIDQAQEIGVRFLVCQPSLDLHGYTMDDMIEGVEMIGGAAFNDMACDADAVIGF; encoded by the coding sequence ATGAGCGTGTGGAAGACGAACGACCCTGACGTGAAGAAGATTCTCTACGTTCAGACTCACGGGGAGGCTGATCCCGAACGAACGGCGACTCCCTTCTTCCTCGCTACCGCAGGCGCGGCGATGGATAACGAAGTGTGCATCTACTTCACCATGAATGGTCCGCAGTGTGTCGCGAAGGGTAACGGCGACTCGATCGTCATCCCGCGCAAGGGCGGCGGCGGCAAGGAATTGAAGTTCTTCATTGATCAGGCGCAAGAGATCGGCGTGCGCTTTCTCGTCTGCCAGCCTTCGCTTGATCTGCATGGCTACACCATGGACGATATGATCGAAGGCGTGGAGATGATCGGCGGCGCGGCGTTCAACGACATGGCGTGCGACGCCGATGCGGTGATCGGATTTTAG
- a CDS encoding response regulator transcription factor, with protein sequence MTDPIRILIVDDHAVVRKGLAMVLKLEPSLEVVGEAENGRVGLEAAKRLNPDIVLVDLVMPEMDGQEMALTLRKSNPEIKVMMLTGTEVDDRLFDLVAAGVEGYVLKNVEPAQLVGAIRSVMRGEAYLHPDAMKKIVSRIQPQPSPSVSLTPREREILEYMATPNTYKQIARQLGVSEETIRSHAKKVLEKMKEPNRAQAVLAALRSGLLKLER encoded by the coding sequence ATGACTGACCCCATCCGCATCCTCATCGTGGACGACCACGCCGTGGTCCGCAAGGGATTGGCGATGGTTTTGAAATTGGAACCCAGCCTCGAGGTGGTGGGCGAAGCGGAGAATGGGCGAGTCGGCTTGGAAGCCGCGAAAAGACTGAATCCAGATATCGTCCTCGTGGATCTGGTCATGCCGGAGATGGACGGTCAGGAGATGGCGTTGACACTGCGAAAGTCGAATCCGGAGATCAAGGTGATGATGTTGACCGGCACAGAGGTGGACGACCGCCTGTTCGATCTGGTGGCGGCGGGCGTCGAGGGATATGTATTGAAGAATGTCGAACCCGCGCAGTTAGTGGGCGCGATCCGTTCGGTGATGAGGGGCGAGGCATATCTGCATCCCGACGCGATGAAAAAAATCGTGAGCCGCATACAGCCGCAACCTTCTCCTTCGGTTTCGCTTACCCCGCGCGAGAGGGAAATTCTGGAATACATGGCTACGCCCAACACGTACAAACAGATCGCGAGACAACTAGGCGTAAGCGAGGAGACGATCCGAAGCCACGCCAAGAAAGTTTTGGAGAAAATGAAGGAACCCAACCGCGCCCAAGCCGTGCTTGCCGCACTGAGGAGCGGGTTGCTCAAATTGGAACGGTAG